A genomic segment from Malus domestica chromosome 05, GDT2T_hap1 encodes:
- the LOC103444001 gene encoding potassium channel KAT1-like — translation MTFSCAKNFFRRFCIDEYQLDTVAQSSFFSTDLLPSLGARINQSTKLRKYIISPYNPRYRTWEMVLVLLVIYSAWICPFEFAFLPYKQDALFIVDNIVNGFFGIDIILTFFVAYLDSRSYLLVDNPKQIAMRYLSTWFLFDVCSTAPFQSISLLFTNRGSELGFKVLNMLRLWRLRRVSYLFARLEKDIRFNYFWIRCTKLIFVTLFAVHCAGCINYLIADRYPDPKRTWIGAVYPDFKQDGLWNRYVTSIYWSITTLTTTGYGDLHAENPREMLFDIFYMLFNLGLNSYLIGNMTNLVVHWTSRTRIFRDTVRAATEFAARNDLPPRIQDQMLSHICLKFKTEGLKQQETLNGLPKALRSSIAQHLFFPIIQNIYLFQGVSHEFLFQLVSEIDAEYFPPKEDVILQNEAPTDLYILVSGAADLVSNIDGQDQVIGKATAGDTLGEIGVLCHRPQPFTIRTTELSQILRLRRSSLMTTIQANRDDEQIIMNNIFLKLKEQEGLGCEYPHTEGCCSCAGCKDNSHQEPSMQEARNDLFTGSETIEKSEIGKADISTRCAMDVSTMAEDGQTALHTAVCQGDLEMVKILVEGGANVNKPDARGWTPKDLAQQQGNKSITDLLRRYENRRAAEHRIQFIELETSEITRNCKRNSKRHEGAQFSHSHQKEVPIKCYPSNSGPDREGMRSINNRVTIHMHFQNGTASERQLAKLIILPDSIEELLRVASDKFGGHKPTKVVNAENAEIDDISVVQDGDHLFLLHND, via the exons ATGACATTTTCGTGCGCAAAAAACTTCTTCCGAAGGTTCTGTATTGATGAGTACCAACTAGACACTGTTGCTCAGAGCAGCTTCTTCTCTACTGATCTTCTGCCTTCCCTTGGTGCCAGAATCAACCAGTCTACTAAGCTCCGGAAATACATTATCTCGCCGTATAATCCTCGTTATAG GACGTGGGAGATGGTACTTGTTCTTCTAGTCATCTACTCTGCGTGGATTTGCCCGTTCGAGTTTGCATTTCTCCCTTACAAGCAGGATGCTCTTTTCATCGTTGACAACATTGTCAACGGCTTCTTTGGCATTGACATCATTCTCACTTTCTTTGTTGCCTATCTCGACAGCCGCTCTTACCTTCTTGTTGACAATCCAAAGCAAATCGCAATGAG GTACTTATCAACCTGGTTTCTTTTTGACGTGTGTTCCACTGCACCATTTCAGTCTATCAGCCTCCTCTTCACAAATCGCGGCAGCGAACTTGGGTTTAAAGTACTCAACATGCTCCGCCTCTGGCGCCTCAGACGAGTCAGCTACCTCTTTGCAAG ACTTGAGAAGGACATCCGATTCAACTACTTCTGGATTCGCTGCACGAAGCTCATTTTT GTAACCCTTTTTGCAGTGCACTGCGCCGGATGCATCAACTATCTGATAGCAGACCGGTATCCTGATCCGAAAAGAACCTGGATCGGTGCAGTGTACCCGGATTTCAAACAAGACGGTCTCTGGAACAGATACGTTACTTCAATATACTGGTCCATCACAACACTAACAACCACTGGCTATGGAGATTTGCATGCTGAGAACCCTAGAGAGATGCTGTTTGATATTTTCTACATGCTCTTCAACTTGGGACTGAATTCTTACCTCATAGGAAACATGACAAATCTTGTAGTTCATTGGACCAGCAGAACCAGAATCTTT AGGGACACAGTGAGAGCTGCAACAGAATTTGCAGCAAGAAATGACTTGCCCCCAAGGATTCAGGACCAAATGCTCTCACATATATGCCTCAAGTTCAAGACAGAAGGACTGAAGCAGCAAGAGACCTTAAATGGTCTCCCAAAAGCCCTTCGTTCTAGCATTGCCCAACATCTCTTCTTCCCCATCATTCAAAACATCTACCTCTTTCAAGGAGTTTCTCATGAATTCCTCTTTCAATTG GTTTCAGAAATAGATGCAGAGTATTTTCCGCCCAAGGAAGACGTAATTCTGCAAAACGAGGCTCCGACCGATCTATACATACTGGTTTCCGGTGCGGCG GATCTGGTGTCCAATATTGATGGGCAAGATCAA GTTATTGGAAAGGCTACTGCGGGGGATACTTTGGGGGAAATCGGAGTATTATGTCATAGGCCGCAGCCTTTCACCATTCGGACAACCGAACTTTCCCAAATATTACGACTCCGCAGAAGTTCACTCATGACCACTATACAAGCAAACAGGGATGACGAGCAGATTATCATGAACAACATTTTTCTG AAACTGAAGGAACAAGAAGGGTTGGGCTGTGAATATCCACATACCGAAGGATGCTGTTCTTGCGCGGGGTGCAAAGATAACTCGCATCAAGAACCATCAATGCAGGAAGCAAGGAATGATTTGTTTACAGGTTCAGAGACTATAGAAAAGAGCGAAATAGGCAAAGCTGATATTTCAACTAGATGTGCAATGGATGTCAGCACGATGGCTGAGGATGGCCAGACGGCTCTTCACACAGCTGTTTGCCAGGGAGATTTGGAAATGGTCAAAATTTTGGTCGAAGGAGGAGCAAATGTAAACAAACCAGATGCCAGAGGATGGACGCCGAAAGATCTGGCACAACAGCAAGGAAACAAGAGCATAACTGACCTCTTACGACGATATGAGAATAGGAGAGCAGCCGAACATAGAATACAGTTTATTGAACTGGAAACATCTGAAATCACCAGGAATTGTAAAAGAAATTCCAAAAGACACGAGGGTGCCCAATTTTCCCACTCTCACCAGAAAGAAGTACCCATAAAGTGCTACCCGAGCAATTCTGGCCCAGATAGAGAAGGGATGAGATCAATCAACAATAGAGTAACTATCCACATGCATTTTCAGAATGGAACTGCGTCGGAAAGGCAGCTTGCAAAGTTAATAATCCTACCTGATTCGATCGAAGAGCTGCTCAGAGTTGCCA GTGATAAGTTCGGAGGACACAAACCTACAAAAGTTGTGAACGCAGAGAATGCAGAAATAGATGACATAAGTGTTGTTCAAGATGGTGATCACCTGTTTCTTCTCCATAACGACTGA
- the LOC103443999 gene encoding prefoldin subunit 6 — MASSSALRELQRELEAKANDLSKIQKDISKNHQVRKKYTIQLGENELVLKELDLLSEDANVFKLIGPVLVKQDLAEARANVRKRIEYISAELKRLDATLQDLEEKQNSKKETILKLQQRAQALQAGKAKA; from the exons ATGGCGTCGTCGTCAGCTCTTCGAGAGCTTCAGCGCGAATTGGAGGCCAAAGCTAACGATCTCAGCAAAATCCAAAAGG ATATTTCAAAGAATCACCAAGTGAGGAAGAAGTACACTATCCAGCTCGGCGAGAACGAGCTCGTCCTCAAG GAATTGGATCTTCTTAGCGAAGACGCCAATGTGTTCAAGTTGATCGGTCCGGTTCTTGTGAAGCAGGATTTGGCAGAGGCTAGGGCCAATGTGCGAAAGAGAATCGAATACATCTCCGCTGAATT GAAACGGCTGGATGCTACCCTTCAAGATTTGGAAGAGAAGCAAAATAGCAAGAAAGAGACG ATTTTAAAATTACaacagagggctcaagcactcCAGGCCGGAAAAGCGAAGGCATAA